One genomic segment of Bradyrhizobium prioriisuperbiae includes these proteins:
- a CDS encoding heme biosynthesis protein HemY: MFRIILFLVLIALAAFGAAWVADQTGDVVLTWSGWRIEVSLPVFVLVLGAAVVAAMLAWWIVRALWRTPDRIRRGNRARRQTRGRHAITHGLIAIGTGDAIAARRHAHIARRDAQQEPLALLLHAQAAQLDGDRTGAQRAFRAMAEREETRLLGLRGLFVEAQRADDPVAAVAIAEEALKTAPASPWASHAILGFRCAQSDWNGALKILDANFAAGQIDKAAHRRERGVLLTARALELETQNRDQSRESVMEAVKLAPTLVPAAVLAGKFLSEAHQIRRAMRVLETAWLAQPHPDLADAYAHVRLGDSARQRLVRVETLAAKTPGHIEGALALARAAIDATEFSRAREALAPFIAAPTQRVAMLMAEIERTEHGDSGRARSWTLRAVRAAHDPVWTADGYVSDRWRPVSPVSGRLDAFQWQTPLAALPSDKPVEVEPEPAMRDLPPPSLSPAPAPQETAKVVAKEVAKDPTPVAPIAVPHEATDVPVVADAAIGVTVPAETASEPVPVQDNSPLPEPPLEEVPPPPPPAPLPSPPVFRSRRDIDKTPAVAPIIPIIRPPDDPGIDDPLAEEDTSDSPYPPQAQRGGWRGFLARWGA; encoded by the coding sequence TGGTCGCGGCCATGCTGGCCTGGTGGATCGTGCGCGCGCTGTGGCGCACGCCGGATCGCATCCGGCGCGGCAACCGCGCGCGGCGGCAAACGCGAGGACGCCACGCCATCACCCATGGCCTGATCGCCATCGGCACCGGCGACGCGATCGCGGCGCGCCGTCACGCTCACATCGCGCGCCGCGATGCCCAGCAGGAGCCGCTGGCGCTGTTGCTGCATGCCCAGGCCGCCCAGCTCGACGGCGATCGCACCGGCGCGCAACGCGCGTTTCGCGCCATGGCCGAGCGTGAGGAAACCCGGCTGCTCGGCCTGCGCGGCCTGTTTGTCGAAGCGCAGCGCGCCGACGATCCGGTCGCGGCGGTGGCGATTGCCGAGGAAGCGCTGAAGACCGCGCCGGCCTCGCCATGGGCCTCGCATGCCATTCTCGGTTTTCGCTGTGCCCAAAGCGACTGGAACGGCGCGCTGAAAATTCTCGACGCCAACTTTGCCGCTGGCCAGATCGACAAGGCAGCCCATCGCCGCGAGCGCGGCGTGCTGCTGACCGCGCGGGCGCTGGAGTTGGAAACCCAGAACCGCGACCAGTCCCGCGAAAGCGTGATGGAGGCGGTGAAGCTTGCGCCGACCCTGGTGCCGGCCGCGGTGCTCGCCGGCAAATTCCTGAGCGAAGCGCATCAGATCCGCCGCGCCATGCGCGTGCTTGAGACCGCATGGCTGGCGCAGCCGCATCCGGATCTTGCCGACGCCTACGCCCATGTGCGTCTCGGCGATTCCGCGCGGCAGCGGCTGGTGCGGGTGGAAACCCTGGCGGCGAAAACCCCGGGACATATCGAGGGCGCGCTGGCGCTCGCGCGCGCCGCCATCGACGCCACGGAGTTCAGCCGCGCCCGCGAGGCCTTGGCGCCCTTCATCGCCGCGCCGACCCAGCGGGTCGCCATGCTGATGGCGGAGATCGAGCGCACCGAACACGGCGACAGCGGCCGCGCGCGGAGCTGGACGCTGCGCGCGGTGCGCGCCGCCCATGATCCGGTGTGGACCGCGGATGGCTATGTGTCGGATCGCTGGCGGCCGGTGTCGCCGGTCTCCGGCCGGCTCGATGCGTTCCAGTGGCAGACGCCGCTTGCCGCGCTTCCCTCCGACAAGCCGGTCGAGGTCGAGCCGGAGCCCGCGATGCGCGATCTCCCGCCGCCCAGCCTGTCGCCGGCTCCTGCGCCCCAAGAAACTGCAAAGGTGGTCGCAAAGGAAGTTGCAAAGGACCCCACGCCTGTCGCACCCATCGCCGTGCCACATGAGGCCACCGATGTTCCGGTCGTCGCGGACGCTGCCATCGGCGTGACCGTGCCGGCGGAGACAGCCAGCGAGCCGGTCCCGGTGCAGGACAATTCCCCGCTGCCTGAGCCGCCCCTCGAGGAGGTGCCGCCACCTCCGCCCCCAGCACCGCTGCCATCCCCGCCGGTGTTCCGTTCGCGTCGTGATATCGACAAGACCCCGGCTGTTGCGCCGATCATTCCCATCATCCGGCCGCCGGACGATCCCGGCATCGACGATCCGCTGGCCGAGGAAGACACCTCCGATTCGCCTTATCCGCCCCAGGCCCAGCGCGGCGGCTGGCGCGGATTCCTGGCCCGCTGGGGGGCGTGA
- a CDS encoding integrase core domain-containing protein has product MWWLKLGIEPHYIPPASPQDNARHERMHRTLKAETSKPPAATAAEQQRRFDVFRHHFNQERPHEALDQAPPAKLWQSPSRALPSHLHDPWYDAYHEVRRVRSSGEIKWRGELVFVGEALAGELVGLAERDTGGHILRFCDRDLGVIDRDHRFLRFAPPRARFRVQQKTAATAKQ; this is encoded by the coding sequence GTGTGGTGGCTCAAGCTCGGCATCGAGCCGCACTACATCCCGCCGGCGAGTCCGCAGGACAACGCCCGGCACGAGCGCATGCACCGCACTCTGAAGGCTGAGACCTCGAAACCGCCGGCGGCAACGGCTGCCGAGCAGCAGCGCCGGTTCGACGTCTTCCGCCACCACTTCAACCAGGAGCGGCCGCACGAGGCTCTCGATCAAGCGCCGCCCGCCAAGCTCTGGCAGTCGCCGTCGCGCGCCCTGCCGAGCCATCTCCATGACCCCTGGTACGATGCTTATCATGAGGTCCGCCGTGTGCGTTCCTCCGGCGAAATCAAATGGCGCGGCGAGCTCGTGTTCGTCGGTGAAGCGCTTGCAGGCGAACTCGTTGGTCTCGCCGAACGCGACACCGGCGGCCACATCCTGCGCTTCTGCGACCGGGATCTGGGGGTGATCGATCGTGACCACCGTTTCCTCCGCTTTGCTCCCCCGCGCGCCCGGTTCCGCGTTCAGCAGAAAACGGCAGCGACAGCAAAACAATGA